The nucleotide window AACAATCCCCGCGAACCTCTCAATTTCCTCCTCTATGCTCCACCGCTCAATCGAAACCGGCTCAAGGCCCTTCTCAGACCTCAGAAAGTTAAGGAAGCGCTCTGTGAAGATAAAGTTGTGGAAGATGCCGTGGAGGTAAGTCCCAAAGGCTCTCTTGCCAATCGCACCTTCAGGCTCGAAAGTTTTCGCCCCGTTGATGGCGGTTATAACTGAGAAAGGCCTCTCAGAGGTGCTCCTGCCGAAGCGTATCTCGTAGCCCTCAACCGCCGTTCCCTTTGCCGGCCCCCACAGAACTTTAGCGGTTAAGTGGTTCGTCCTCTTGGTTTTCTCGAAGACTGTCTTGGCAGGCAGGAGGCCGATGCCCTTTACCTCACCGCGCTTCGACTCAACAGTATCTATTATCTTCTCACCCAGCATCTGAAAGCCGCCGCAGATCCCGACGACGAAAGAACCCTCGCGGTGGGCCTCCAAGACGGCCTCCTCAATTCCGTTCTCCCTCATCCAGAGCAAATCCTCAACGGTGTTTTTGCTCCCGGGGACTATGATAACATCACCTTTGATTTCCTCCGCTTTGGTGACGTAATCAACGCCGTTGGCCCAGTGGAGGGGCTCAAAGTCGGTGAAGTTGCTTATGTGGGGCAGCTTGATTACCTGTATGTGGAGCTCGCCTCTGACTTTTGGAAACTCTGCTAAGGAGTCCTCCTCCGGTAAGCGGTGCTCGACGTACGGGATAACGCCCAAGGTGGGCTTCCCGTAGCGCTTTTCAAGGTACTCGAAGCCGGGCTTTAGGAGCGATGCATCCCCCCGGAACCTGTTGAAGACGAAGCCGATTATCGCTTCCCTCTCGCGTTCATTCAAAAGCTCCATCGTGCCCACTATCGAGGCAAAGCTCCCGCCCCGGTCTATGTCTGTAACGAGGATTCCCTTTGCCTTTGCGTGGAGCATCACCCTCGTGTTCGCTATGTCGTAGTCCTTGAGGTTGATTTCGACCGGACTGCCGGCGCCTTCAATTATAACGAGGTCGTGCTTCTCCTTCAGCTCGTTGAGAACGGTCATCGCTTTCCTGAAGAGCTCCTCCTTCTTGGACAGCATGTAGTCTCTGGCCGAAACGCTTCCCACTGGCTTCCCCATGAAGACGACCTGGCTTCTCATGTTGCCCTCAGGCTTGAGCAGAATCGGGTTGAACTTAACGCTGGGCTTTTTTCTGCACGCTATCGCCTGCAAATACTGCGCCCTGCTTATCTCGCCCCCTTCGATGCTCGGCGCTGCGTTCAGGCTCATGTTCTGGCTCTTGAATGGAACGACGTCGTAGCCGAGGTTCGAGAAAATCTGGCATAGTGCCGTGACGAGGAGCGACTTGCCAGCTCCGGACGAGGTTCCTAAGACCATCAAGGCATCTCCCATTCTCCCACCGTTCGGAGTTGGCCGAAGGACATATAAACCCTTGGATAAAAAGTCCAGCGGTGGTTGAAATGGAGAGCCTCTTCCTGCTGGTTTTGGGTAACACGGAGATAAGCACAGTCCCGGGAATAAGTGTGGCCGGGGCTACACCCGAACTTACCAGACTCACCCCAGTAGCCGATGCGGAGT belongs to Thermococcus camini and includes:
- a CDS encoding cobyric acid synthase produces the protein MGDALMVLGTSSGAGKSLLVTALCQIFSNLGYDVVPFKSQNMSLNAAPSIEGGEISRAQYLQAIACRKKPSVKFNPILLKPEGNMRSQVVFMGKPVGSVSARDYMLSKKEELFRKAMTVLNELKEKHDLVIIEGAGSPVEINLKDYDIANTRVMLHAKAKGILVTDIDRGGSFASIVGTMELLNEREREAIIGFVFNRFRGDASLLKPGFEYLEKRYGKPTLGVIPYVEHRLPEEDSLAEFPKVRGELHIQVIKLPHISNFTDFEPLHWANGVDYVTKAEEIKGDVIIVPGSKNTVEDLLWMRENGIEEAVLEAHREGSFVVGICGGFQMLGEKIIDTVESKRGEVKGIGLLPAKTVFEKTKRTNHLTAKVLWGPAKGTAVEGYEIRFGRSTSERPFSVITAINGAKTFEPEGAIGKRAFGTYLHGIFHNFIFTERFLNFLRSEKGLEPVSIERWSIEEEIERFAGIVERNLDVERILGELGL